Genomic window (Streptomyces cadmiisoli):
TCTGGGTGCTGCTGTACAACTCCCAGACCGGCATCACCCGCTACCTCGCCGACCTCGGCATGGGCTCCTACGGCACGAGCTGGCTGTCGGACACCTCCACGGTGTTCCCGGCGGCGGTCGTCGCCGACCTGTGGCGCGGCGTGCCCTTCTTCGCCATCCTCATCCTCGCCGACCTCCAGTCCGTCTCGAAGGACCTGTACGAGGCCGCCGAAGTCGACGGGGCGAGCCGGCTGAAGCAGTTCTGGCACATCACCCTGCCGCACCTGAAGGACGCCATCGTCCTGTCGACGCTGCTGCGCGCGGTGTGGGAGTTCAACAACGTCGATCTGCTCTACACCCTGACCGGAGGCGGGCCGGCCGGTGTGACCACGACACTCCCGCTCTACATAGCCAACACCAGCGTCGACGCCCACGACTTCGGCTACGCGTCGGCCCTGACCACCGTCGCGTTCGTGATCCTGCTGTTCTGCTCGATCGTCTACCTGCGGCTGAGCAAGTTCGGAGGTGGGGACAAGTGAGCACCGTCGAGAAGGCCCCCGCGGTCGCGCCGGCGCCCGAGAGCGCGGTCCGCGCGCCGCGGGGCCCGGTGAACCGGCGCCGCGCCTGGGACGAGGCCCCGCGCTGGCAGATCTACCTGCCGCTGTCGGTCTACCTCCTCTTCACCCTGATCCCCTTCTACTGGATCCTGCTGTTCGCCCTGCGCCCGGCCGGCTCCACCTCGCTCGTGCCGTGGCCCATGACCTTCGACCACTTCGAGAAGGTCTGGACGGAACGCAGCTTCGGCACCTACTTCCAGAACAGCGTGTACGTCGGCCTCGCCACCCTGGTGCTGACCACCGGCGTCGCGCTGGCCGGCGGCTACGCCCTGGCCCGGTTCGACTTCCGGATCAAGCGGGGCTTCATGCTCGCCCTGCTCTGCTCGCAGTTCGTGCCCGGCGCCCTGCTGCTGGTCCCGCTGTTCGAGATCTTCGCCGAACTCCGCATGATCAACTCCCTGGGCAGCGTCATCATCGCCGAGACGGTGTTCCAGCTGCCGCTGTCGATGATCCTGATCAGCAACTTCATCAAGAACGTGCCGTACTCGCTGGAGGAGGCGGCCTGGGTCGACGGCTGCAACCGCATGACCGGCTTCCGGGTCGTCGTTCTCCCGCTGCTGCGCCCCGGGCTGATCGCGGTCGGGTCGTTCGCCTTCGTGCACTCCTGGAACCACTTCCTGTTCGCGCTGATGTTCCTCAACAACCAGCACAAGCAGACCATCCCGGTCGGCCTGAACAACCTGATGAGCGCCGACAGCGTCGACCTGGGCGCACTGGCCGCGGGCGGCATCATCGCCGCGGTTCCCGTGGTGCTCGTGTTCGCCTTCATCCAGAAGTGGCTCATCACCGGCTTCAGCGCGGGGGCGGTGAAGGGATGACGACACCTCGTACACCTCGTGCGCCTCGCCCGCCTCGCAGCCCCGGCCGAACCGGGGCGGCCGTCGGCGCCGCCGGCCCCGGCACGGCGTCGGCACCTCGCCCCGGCACGGCGTCGGCACCTCGCCCCGGCACGGCGTCGGCACCTCGCCCCGGCACGGCGTCGGCACCTCGCGCCGGCACGGCGTCGGCACCTCGCCCCGGCACCGGGAGGACCCCATGACCACACCCCTGCCCGTGGTGCTCGCGGGTGCCCGGGGACACGGCCGCTGGCACGTGGAGAACATCCGCCGACTCCAGCGCCAGGGCCTCGTACGGCTGGCCGGCGTCTGCGAGACGACCCCGCTCGCCGCGGCGGAGTTCGGCGGCGAGCCCCCGGCGCAGTCCGCCGACCTCGGCGCCCTGCTCGACGCCACCGGCGCCCGCGTCGCCGTCGTCAGCACCCCGATCCACACCCACGCCGACCTCGCGGTGACGGCCGCCCGCCGAGGCGTCCACCTCCTGCTGGAGAAGCCGCCCGCGCCCTCCTGGGCCGAGTTCCACCGGATGGCGGAGGCGGTCGCCGAGGCGGGCGTCGCCTGCCAGATCGGCTTCCAGTCGCTGGGCTCGCGCGCCGTGCCCGCGATCCGCGAGCTGATCGCCGACGGGGCGATCGGGACGGTCACCGGGATCGGCGCGGCCGGGGCCTGGGCGCGCGACGAGGCCTACTACCGGCGGGCGCCCTGGGCGGGCCGGCGCAGGATGAACGGCGCCGACGTCGTCGACGGGGCGCTGACCAACCCGCTCGCGCACGCCGTCGCCACCGCCCTCGCGCTGGGCGGCGCCGACCGGGCCGAGGACGTCACCGCCGTCGAGACCGAGCTGTGGCGGGCCAACGCCATCGAGTCCGACGACACCTCCTGCGTCCGCGTCTCCACCGCCGGCGGCGTCCCGGTCACCGTCGCCGCGACACTGTGCGCCGAACGGCCGCGCGAGCCGTACGTCCTGGTGCACGGCAGCCAGGGCCGGATCACCCTCTGGTACAAGCAGGACCGGGTCCTGCTCCAGCGCGCGGACCAGGGCCCGCGGGAGTTCGGCCACGACCGCACCGACCTGCTGGAGAACCTGGTCGCGCACCTCACCACCGACGCCGAACTGCTCGTCCCGCCGCACACCACGGGCGCCTTCATGCGCGTGGTGGAGGCGATCCGGCTGGCCCCCGACCCCGCTCGGCTGCCCGGCTCCGCCTGGCGGCTGCTCCCCGACGAGAACCGCCGGGTGGTGCCCGGGGTCGACGAACTCGTCGCGGAGGCGGCCGACACCCTCGCCCTCTACTCGGAGCTGAATGCCCCCTGGGCCCAGCCGAGCACGCCACGCGACCACCACCGAGGGGTGAGCACCCGATGACGCACCACGACACCGCGGTCCTGCGCGTCGCGGGCCGGCCCGTCGCCCGGTACACCGCCCGGCCCGCGATCCCGGCGCGGCTCGCCCCGCGCCCCTACCTGCACCCGGTCACCACCCTGGCCGGTACGGCGGTCACCGAGCTGAGCCCCGACGACCACACGCACCACCTCGGCGTCGGTGTCGCCGTACCCGACGTCGAGGGGCACAACTTCTGGGGCGGACGCACCTACGTCCGCGACCGCGGCCCGACCGAGCTCGACAACCACGGCGCCCAGCGGCACGTCGCCTTCGTTCGGTGCGACCCCGGCGGATTCGTCGAGGAGCTGCGCTGGGTGGCCGCGGGAGCCGAGCTGCTGCGCGAGCGCCGGACGGTCACGGCACGCGAACTCACCGACACCGCCTGGGCGCTGGACTTCGCCTTCGCCCTGACGAACACCACCTCCGGCCCGCTGTCGATCGGCAGCCCCGCCACCAACGGGCGCCCGGGAGCGGCCTACGGCGGCTTCTTCTGGCGGGCCCGCAGACAACAGGAGGCACCTTCCGTGTTCACCGCCGCCGGCGAGGGAGAGACAGAGGTCCACGGCACCCGCGCAGACTGGCTCGCCATGACCGCGCCGGACACCCCCCGTCCGGGCGGTGCCGACGGCGCGGGCGGCTGGACGCTGGTCCTCGCCGGGGCCACCGACGCCACCCGCCGCGACCCCTGGTTCGTCCGCACCGCCGGCTACCCCGGCGTCGGTTCCAGCCTCGCGTCCGACGCGCGGCTGCCGATCCCGCCCGGCGGCAGCGTCGTGCGCCGGATCGTCACCGTCGTCGCCGACGGCACGCTCGGCCGGGACGAGGCCGCCGCCCTGGCCCGCAAGGCGGTGACCGTATGAGCGTCCGGCCGACCGACCGCACCTACCGCAACCCGGTCCTCGACGCCGACTGGTCCGACCCGGACGTCGTCCGCGTCGGCGACGACTTCTACCTCACGGCGTCCAGCTTCGGCCGCGTCCCGGGCCTGCCCCTGCTGCACTCGCGCGACCTGGTCAACTGGACGCTGATCGGCCACGCCCTGGACCGGCTGGAACCGGCGGACGCGTTCGCCGCGCCCCGTCACGACTGCGGGGTCTGGGCGCCCTCCCTGCGCCGCCACGACGACCGCTTCTGGATCTTCTGGGGCGACCCCGACCAGGGGATCTTCCAGATCAACGCCCCGCGGATCCGCGGCCCCTGGACCGCGCCGCACCTGCTGAAACCGGGCAGGGGCCTGATCGACCCCTGCCCGCTGTGGGACGACGAGACCGGCGAGGCCTACCTCGTGCACGCCTGGGCGAAGTCCCGCTCCGGCATCAAGAACCGCCTCACCGGCCACCGGATGCGCCCCGACGGCACCGGACTGCTCGACGAGGGCAAGGTGATCGTGGACGCCGACCGGATCCCCGGCTGGTTCACCCTCGAAGGCCCCAAGCTCTACCGCCACGACGGCTGGTTCTGGATCCTGGCGCCCGCCGGCGGTGTGGAGACGGGCTGGCAGGGCGCGCTGCGCGCCCGCGACTTCTTCGGGCCGTACGAGGAGAAGGTGGTCCTCGCGCAGCAGGACACCGACGTCAACGGCCCGCACCAGGGCGGCTGGGTGCGCACCCCGTCCGGCGAGGACTGGTTCGTGCACTTCCAGCAGCGCGGCGCCTACGGCCGGGTGGTGCACCTCCAGCCGATGCGCTGGGGCGCGGACGGCTGGCCGGTGATCGGCCGCGACGGCGCCCCGGTGGCCGTGCACGAGCGGCCGGACCTGCCCCCGCAGCCGCCCGCCGCGCCCGCCACCGACGACGACTTCCCCGGCGGGCGGTACGGCCGCCAGTGGCAATGGACGGCCGACCCGCGGGACGGCTGGGCCACCCGGCACTCCGCCGACGGGCTGCGGCTGACCTGTGTACGCTCGGCCGACCCGCACGATCTGCGCGCTGCCCCGAACGTCCTCACCCAGCGGCTGCCCGGCAAGCCGGCGGTTGTCGAGGTGGAGCTGCGGCTCGACACGGAGCAGCCGGGAGCACGGGCCGGACTCGCGGTGCTGGGCGACGCGTTCACCTGGATCGGACTGGAGCGGGGGGCCGACGGGACGGTCCGCCTCGTGCACCGGTTCGCCGAGGGCGGGCAGCCGGGCGGACACCGGGACGCCGCCCCTTCGCATCCCGCGCCCGAGGGGCGGGCACTGCTGCGGATCGAGATCGGTCCCGGCGCGCGCTGCCGCTTCCACCACGACGTCGGTGACGGCCTCCGTCCTTCCGGGCAGGTCTTCGCCGCCACCCCCTGGCGCTGGGTCGGCGCCCTGCTGGGCCTGTTCGCCCTCGCCCCCGAGGAGGGGCACGGGCCGGCCGGCGCCGCCACGTTCACACACTTCCGCATCACCGACATGTGAGGTCCCGTCCGCCTGCGGGGGCGCGACGACGCACCCCCTATGCAAGCGCTTGCCGGGCGCCGTGACCGCCATCGAACCCCACGAGTGCACATCTCCGTTGGATCCAGAAGAAGAGAGCCGACCAATGATAATCAGCAATCGCAGAAGCAGCACAGGCAGGCGTCGTGCGGCGGCCGCCGTCGCCCTGACCGCCGTCCTCGCGCTGACCGCCACCGCCTGCGGTGACGACGGCAGCGGGGCGGGCGGCGACAGCGGCGCCGAGGGCAGCGGCAAGGGCAGCATCGTCTTCTGGGACAACAACGGCGGTGTCCGCACCGACATCTGGAAGGAGATCATCGCCGAGTTCGAGAAGGCCAACCCGGACATCGACGTCGAGTACGTCGGGATCGCCGCCACCGAGTACCAGTCCAAGGTCGACACCGCCATCCAGGGCGGCGGCCTGCCGGACGTCGGCGGTGTCGGCGCCGCCATGCTCGCCGGCTTCGCCGCGCAGGACGCGCTGGAACCGCTGGACGAGCGCCTCGACGGATCCTCGCTGAACGGCAAGCTCAACAAGGACATGGTCGAGTCGCTGAAGGCCGCCGGCGGCGGCGACGGCACCCTGTACTCCATCCCGACCTCCGCCAACAACGGCGTCCTCTACTACCGCACCGACCTGTTCGAGGCGGCGGGCCTCGATGCGCCGACCACGTGGGACGCCTTCTACGAGGCGGCCGAGGAACTCACCGACTCCGGCAGCAACAAGTTCGGCTACACCATCCGCGGCGGCGCGGGGTCGATAGCCCAGGCCCTGGACGCCATGTACGGGCAGTCCGGGATCACGTCCTTCTGGGACGAGGGCAAAGAGCGGACGACGGTCAACGACCCCGAGAACGTGGCGGCGCTGGAGAAGTACGCCGCGCTCTACAAGAAGGTCACCCCGGCCGCCGACCTCAACAACGACTTCACCAAGATGGTCGCGCAGTGGGACTCCGGCACGATCGGCATGCTGAACCACAACCTGGGCTCCTACCAGGACCATGTGAAGGCGTTCGGCGCCGACAGGTTCCGGGGCATTCCGCAGCCGATCGGGCCCGGCGGCAAGCGGGTGCAGGTGTCCAACCCGGTCGACGGCCTCGGGGTGTTCAAGAGCTCCAAGAACAAGGAGGCCGCGTGGAAGTTCATCGAGTTCGTGACCGCTCCCGGGCCGAACTCGAAGTTCAACGAGTCGGCGGGGCAGGTGCCGGCGCACACCGACGCGGCGAAGGACGAGTGGATCACGAAGGCGGAGCCGACCAAGCTCGCCGCGGACGCGCTGAGCGACGGTTCCACCACCATCGTGCAACTGCCGTACTACCTGCCGGACTGGAACACGATCTCCAAGGCCGACAACGAGCCCAACTTCCAGAAGGTGCTGCTCGGTGACATGAGCGCCGAGGAGTTCCTGGACACGCTGGCCGGCGAGCTCAACGAGGCGCAGGCCGAGTGGAAGCAGCAGAACGGCTGAGTCGCCGCGAGCCCCGCCGGCTCCCGGCGCGGGACGGTCCGTCGTACCACGGGGCGACGGACCGTCCCCGTCTTTCCGGGCTTTCCCGTTTCTTGGCCACCCCGCGCGACCCGGACTCCGTAACACGGTGAAAACCTGAAACAGGATCAACAGGGGAACAATCCAGCCAGCACCGCACCCGCACACCGATCCCTCAGGCACCGAGGAGCATCCGCCATGACCGACACGCAGAAGGCGACCGATCGGCCAAGTGCCCCGCCACCGGGGACGAACACCGTCGACCGCGCCTTCAGGATCTCCGAACGGGGCTCCACCTTCGGCCGGGAGATACGCGGCGGCCTCGCCACGTTCTTCACGATGGCCTACATCCTCGTCCTGAATCCCATCATCCTGGGCAGCGCCGAGGACAAGTTCGGCCGGCAGCTCGATCCCGTCCAACTCACCACCGCCACCGCCCTGGTGGCCGCCGTGATGACCGTCATCATGGGCACGGTCGGCAATCTGCCGCTGGCCCTGGCCGCCGGACTCGGCCTCAACGCCGTCGTCGCCTTCCAGATCGCCCCGCTGATGAGCTGGGACGACGCCATGGGCCTGATCGTCCTCGAAGGCCTGCTGATCTGCGTGCTGGTGGTGACCGGACTGCGCGAGGCCGTCATGCACGCCATCCCGCAGCCCCTCAAGCAGGCCATCAGCGTCGGCATCGGCCTGTTCATCGCCTTCATCGGCTTCGTCGACGCGGGCTTCGTCAGCCGCATCCCGGACGCCGCGAACACCACGGTGCCGGTCCAGCTCGGCGGCTCCGGCGCACTCACCGGCTGGCCGGTTCTGGTGTTCTGCCTCGGAGTGCTGCTCACCGTCGGACTGCTCGCCCGCAAGGTCAAGGGCGCGATCCTGATCAGCATCGTCACCATGACCGTCGTCGCGATCGTCATCGACTCGATCGCCGAGGTCGAGACCTGGGGCCTGACCACACCCGCGTGGCCCGACGAGGTGGTCGGCAGCCCCGACTTCGCGCTGCTCGGCGACTTCAGCCTGTTCGGGGCGTTCGGGGCGCCCGGCGTCGGCGTCATCACCGTCGTCCTGCTGGTGTTCACCCTGATCCTGTCCGACTTCTTCGACACCATGGGCACCGTGGTCGGCATCAGCACCGAGGCCGGGCTGCTGGACGAGGACGGCAAGGTCCCGAACCTCGGCCGCGTGCTGCTGGTGGACGGCGCCGCGGCCGTCGCGGGTGGCGCCGCCTCGTCGTCCTCGGCGACCTCCTACATCGAGTCGGCGGCCGGCGTCGGAGAGGGCGCGCGCACCGGCTTCGCCAACCTGGTGACCGGCGGCCTGTTCGCCCTCGCGCTGTTCTTCACCCCGCTGCTCACCATCGTGCCGCTCCAGGCGGCCGCCCCGGCACTGGTCGCCGTCGGCTTCCTGATGATGACTCAGGTCAAGCAGATCGACTGGGACAAGTACGAGATCGCCGTTCCGGCCTTCCTGACCATCGCCGTGATGCCGTTCACCTACTCCATCACCAACGGCATCGGCGCCGGCTTCGTCGCCTACGTCGTGATCAAGACGGTGCTGGGCAGGGCCAAGGAGGTGCACTGGCTGCTGTGGGGGACCTCGGCGCTGTTCCTGGTGTACTTCGCGATCGACCCGATCGAGCAGATCCTCGGCGTCAAGTG
Coding sequences:
- a CDS encoding carbohydrate ABC transporter permease; its protein translation is MARAAAVAKPPAPPGRRRASATPRRLPYLLIAPAALLMLGFIAYPVLSVFYYSLRNYNPTKPWRNGFAGFDNFVHAFTEDPQFWGTLTFSAKWVVVEVGLQLLFGLALALIVNQTFVGRALGRAMVFSPWAVSGVLTSAIWVLLYNSQTGITRYLADLGMGSYGTSWLSDTSTVFPAAVVADLWRGVPFFAILILADLQSVSKDLYEAAEVDGASRLKQFWHITLPHLKDAIVLSTLLRAVWEFNNVDLLYTLTGGGPAGVTTTLPLYIANTSVDAHDFGYASALTTVAFVILLFCSIVYLRLSKFGGGDK
- a CDS encoding carbohydrate ABC transporter permease, whose product is MSTVEKAPAVAPAPESAVRAPRGPVNRRRAWDEAPRWQIYLPLSVYLLFTLIPFYWILLFALRPAGSTSLVPWPMTFDHFEKVWTERSFGTYFQNSVYVGLATLVLTTGVALAGGYALARFDFRIKRGFMLALLCSQFVPGALLLVPLFEIFAELRMINSLGSVIIAETVFQLPLSMILISNFIKNVPYSLEEAAWVDGCNRMTGFRVVVLPLLRPGLIAVGSFAFVHSWNHFLFALMFLNNQHKQTIPVGLNNLMSADSVDLGALAAGGIIAAVPVVLVFAFIQKWLITGFSAGAVKG
- a CDS encoding Gfo/Idh/MocA family protein — protein: MTTPLPVVLAGARGHGRWHVENIRRLQRQGLVRLAGVCETTPLAAAEFGGEPPAQSADLGALLDATGARVAVVSTPIHTHADLAVTAARRGVHLLLEKPPAPSWAEFHRMAEAVAEAGVACQIGFQSLGSRAVPAIRELIADGAIGTVTGIGAAGAWARDEAYYRRAPWAGRRRMNGADVVDGALTNPLAHAVATALALGGADRAEDVTAVETELWRANAIESDDTSCVRVSTAGGVPVTVAATLCAERPREPYVLVHGSQGRITLWYKQDRVLLQRADQGPREFGHDRTDLLENLVAHLTTDAELLVPPHTTGAFMRVVEAIRLAPDPARLPGSAWRLLPDENRRVVPGVDELVAEAADTLALYSELNAPWAQPSTPRDHHRGVSTR
- a CDS encoding PmoA family protein — protein: MTHHDTAVLRVAGRPVARYTARPAIPARLAPRPYLHPVTTLAGTAVTELSPDDHTHHLGVGVAVPDVEGHNFWGGRTYVRDRGPTELDNHGAQRHVAFVRCDPGGFVEELRWVAAGAELLRERRTVTARELTDTAWALDFAFALTNTTSGPLSIGSPATNGRPGAAYGGFFWRARRQQEAPSVFTAAGEGETEVHGTRADWLAMTAPDTPRPGGADGAGGWTLVLAGATDATRRDPWFVRTAGYPGVGSSLASDARLPIPPGGSVVRRIVTVVADGTLGRDEAAALARKAVTV
- a CDS encoding glycoside hydrolase family 43 protein; protein product: MSVRPTDRTYRNPVLDADWSDPDVVRVGDDFYLTASSFGRVPGLPLLHSRDLVNWTLIGHALDRLEPADAFAAPRHDCGVWAPSLRRHDDRFWIFWGDPDQGIFQINAPRIRGPWTAPHLLKPGRGLIDPCPLWDDETGEAYLVHAWAKSRSGIKNRLTGHRMRPDGTGLLDEGKVIVDADRIPGWFTLEGPKLYRHDGWFWILAPAGGVETGWQGALRARDFFGPYEEKVVLAQQDTDVNGPHQGGWVRTPSGEDWFVHFQQRGAYGRVVHLQPMRWGADGWPVIGRDGAPVAVHERPDLPPQPPAAPATDDDFPGGRYGRQWQWTADPRDGWATRHSADGLRLTCVRSADPHDLRAAPNVLTQRLPGKPAVVEVELRLDTEQPGARAGLAVLGDAFTWIGLERGADGTVRLVHRFAEGGQPGGHRDAAPSHPAPEGRALLRIEIGPGARCRFHHDVGDGLRPSGQVFAATPWRWVGALLGLFALAPEEGHGPAGAATFTHFRITDM
- a CDS encoding ABC transporter substrate-binding protein, giving the protein MIISNRRSSTGRRRAAAAVALTAVLALTATACGDDGSGAGGDSGAEGSGKGSIVFWDNNGGVRTDIWKEIIAEFEKANPDIDVEYVGIAATEYQSKVDTAIQGGGLPDVGGVGAAMLAGFAAQDALEPLDERLDGSSLNGKLNKDMVESLKAAGGGDGTLYSIPTSANNGVLYYRTDLFEAAGLDAPTTWDAFYEAAEELTDSGSNKFGYTIRGGAGSIAQALDAMYGQSGITSFWDEGKERTTVNDPENVAALEKYAALYKKVTPAADLNNDFTKMVAQWDSGTIGMLNHNLGSYQDHVKAFGADRFRGIPQPIGPGGKRVQVSNPVDGLGVFKSSKNKEAAWKFIEFVTAPGPNSKFNESAGQVPAHTDAAKDEWITKAEPTKLAADALSDGSTTIVQLPYYLPDWNTISKADNEPNFQKVLLGDMSAEEFLDTLAGELNEAQAEWKQQNG
- a CDS encoding NCS2 family permease, which translates into the protein MTDTQKATDRPSAPPPGTNTVDRAFRISERGSTFGREIRGGLATFFTMAYILVLNPIILGSAEDKFGRQLDPVQLTTATALVAAVMTVIMGTVGNLPLALAAGLGLNAVVAFQIAPLMSWDDAMGLIVLEGLLICVLVVTGLREAVMHAIPQPLKQAISVGIGLFIAFIGFVDAGFVSRIPDAANTTVPVQLGGSGALTGWPVLVFCLGVLLTVGLLARKVKGAILISIVTMTVVAIVIDSIAEVETWGLTTPAWPDEVVGSPDFALLGDFSLFGAFGAPGVGVITVVLLVFTLILSDFFDTMGTVVGISTEAGLLDEDGKVPNLGRVLLVDGAAAVAGGAASSSSATSYIESAAGVGEGARTGFANLVTGGLFALALFFTPLLTIVPLQAAAPALVAVGFLMMTQVKQIDWDKYEIAVPAFLTIAVMPFTYSITNGIGAGFVAYVVIKTVLGRAKEVHWLLWGTSALFLVYFAIDPIEQILGVK